In Streptomyces sp. NBC_01717, one DNA window encodes the following:
- a CDS encoding GNAT family N-acetyltransferase yields MTELGSVAWPPAPIKTERLVLREPEARDRAAFIELFTSPEVGAYIGGHRPRDECERALPETPERRPGLFVIELDGAMIGTIELSRRDAERRSHVRPDAGEAELGYLLLPEAWGHGYAAEACAAALGWFAHALPGEPVVLCTQTANDRSMRLAAKLGFTEVQRYKAWGAEQWMGVWSPVTPPA; encoded by the coding sequence ATGACTGAACTGGGGTCCGTCGCCTGGCCACCTGCCCCGATCAAGACCGAGCGGCTCGTGCTCCGCGAGCCCGAGGCCCGGGACCGTGCGGCGTTCATCGAGCTGTTCACCTCGCCGGAGGTGGGCGCCTACATCGGTGGCCATCGACCGCGTGATGAGTGCGAGCGCGCGCTGCCTGAGACGCCCGAGAGGCGCCCCGGCCTCTTCGTGATCGAGCTCGACGGAGCGATGATCGGCACCATCGAGCTCAGTCGGCGCGACGCGGAGCGTCGGAGTCATGTCCGTCCGGATGCCGGGGAGGCCGAACTCGGCTACCTGCTCCTGCCGGAGGCATGGGGACACGGGTACGCCGCCGAGGCGTGCGCGGCGGCGCTCGGCTGGTTCGCACACGCGCTTCCCGGCGAGCCGGTGGTGCTCTGCACCCAGACCGCCAACGACCGCTCGATGCGCCTCGCGGCGAAGCTGGGGTTCACCGAGGTACAGCGGTACAAGGCGTGGGGCGCCGAACAGTGGATGGGCGTGTGGTCCCCGGTCACGCCGCCCGCTTGA